CGCCCGGCTCGCCGGTGCCGGGATCACCTCGGACGGCTACGACATCGTCCAGCCGCACCCGGAGGGCGCCGGCTTCAAGCGGGCCATCCGGTTCGCCCTCGCCGACGCCGACCTCGACAAGTCGGACATCGTGCACGTGAACGCGCACGCGACCTCGACCCCGGTCGGCGACATGCTCGAAGTGGCCGGCCTGCGCTCCGCGCTCGGCGACCACCCGGTACTGACCGCCACCAAGTCGCTGATCGGGCACCTGCTCGGCGCGGCCGGCGCGGTCGAGTCGATCGCCACCATCCTGGCCATGCGCGACGGGATCGTCCCTCCAACGATCAACCTCGACGACCCGGAGGACGGCCTGCTCGACGTGGTCGCGCACAAGCCACGCCAGATGGACATCCCCGCGGCCCTGAACAACTCGTTCGGCTTCGGCGGCCACAACGTGGCTCTCATCTTCACCCGGGCCTGAGATTAACCGCCTGCTCCGGTCGGGTACGCCCGACGTACCCGACCGGAGTGTGATTGGAGGCGTACGTGACCACCACCTCTGTCAGCGCTGATTCGTCGACCGTGGACTACCGCGACCCTGAGCTGCGACTCCGGGCGCTCTTCGACGACGGCTCACTACGCCTGCTGATGCCGCGCGACGACTCGGGCGTGCTCTGGGCCCGGGGCGAGATCGACGGCACCCCGGCGGTGGCGTACGCGACCGACGCGACCCGGATGGGTGGCGCGATGGGCACCGTCGGGTGCCAGCACATCGTCGAGGCGATCGACACCGCGGTCCGCGACCGGGTGCCGGTGCTCGGGCTCTGGCACTCCGGCGGCGCCCGGCTGGCCGAGGGCGTGGTGGCACTCGACGCGGTCGGCCAGGTCTTCGCCGCCATGGTGCGCGCCTCCGGACGGGTGCCGCAGATCTCGGTAGTGCTCGGCCCGGCGGCCGGTGGCGCCGCGTACGGCCCGGCCCTGACCGACATCGTGGTGATGAGCGGCGCCGGCCGGATCTTCGTGACCGGGCCGGAGGTGGTCCGCAGCGTCACCGGTGAGCAGGTCGACATGGAGCGGCTCGGCGGCCCCGAACCGCACGGTCGCCGCTCCGGCGTGGTGCACGTGACCACCAAGGACGACGAGTCGGCCCTGGCCGAGTCGCGCAAGCTGGCCGCGCTCCTGGGCCACCAGGGTCGGCTCAGCCCGGCTGACATCCCGGCCGCCGGTCAGGAGGGCCACGACCTCGCCGCGCTGATGCCGGCCGAGACCAACCGGGCGTACGACGTCAAGCCGGTGGTGAAGGCGCTGCTCGACGCCGCCGGGGTGGAGTTGCACGCCAAGTGGGCGCCGAACGTGGTCACCGTGCTCGGACGTTTCGCCGGCCGTACCGTCGGCGTGATCGCGAACAACCCGCTGCGCCTCGGCGGCTGCCTGGACGCCTCCAGCGCCGAGAAGGCGGCCCGGTTCGTGCGCATGTGCGACTCGCTCGGGGTGCCGCTGATCGTGCTGGTCGACGTGCCGGGTTACCTGCCCGGTCTCGGTCAGGAGTGGGACGGCGTGGTACGCCGGGGCGCCAAGCTGCTGCACGCCTTCGCCGAGGCGGTCGTGCCCCGGGTGACCCTGGTGACCCGCAAGGCGTACGGCGGCGCGTACATCGCGATGAACTCGCGTTCGCTCGGTGCCACCGCCGTCTTCGCCTGGCCGAACGCGGAGGTTGCCGTGATGGGCGCCTCGGCTGCGGTCAACATTCTGCACCGCAAGAAGCTCGCCGCCACCCCGGCGGCGGAGCGGGAGGCGCTGCGGGCACAGTTGATCGAGGAGCAGACCAAGACCGCCGGTGGGGTGAACCGGGCGCTGGAGATCGGCGTGGTCGACGACGTGATCGAGCCGGCGCAGACCCGCCGCCGGATCGCCGACGCCCTGGCCGCCGCCCCGGCCGCCCGCGGCTCCCACGGCAACATCCCGCTGTAACGGTGTAAGGAAGGGCCCCTTGTTAACGCATAGCGTTAACAAGGGGCCCTTCCTTACACCCGGGGCGGTTCGGGCGGGCGGAGGTGTCCGATTAGGGTTTACTCCCGTGGAAGCCACCGAGATCCGCAAGCTGGCCGCCCTCGAGGACACCCACTGGTGGTACCGGGAACGCCGGGCCCTGCTCGCCCGCGCGTTGCGCCGGCTCGCCACGGCCGGCGCGGGACCGGACCGGACCGGCGGTAGGGCGCTGGACATCGGGGCCGCTGGCGGCGGCAACACCCGGGTCCTGCGGGCACACGGGTGGCGTCCGGTGGCGCTGGAGTACAGCCCGGAGGGGGCCGAGGTGGCCGCCGAACGCGGGCTCCAGGTGTTGCGCGCGGATGCCCGGCACCTGCCACTGCCCTCGGCGAGCCTCGGCCTGGTGGTCGCCTTCGACATCCTCGAACACATCGAGGAGGACGCGCTCGCG
The Micromonospora pisi DNA segment above includes these coding regions:
- a CDS encoding class I SAM-dependent methyltransferase; the encoded protein is MEATEIRKLAALEDTHWWYRERRALLARALRRLATAGAGPDRTGGRALDIGAAGGGNTRVLRAHGWRPVALEYSPEGAEVAAERGLQVLRADARHLPLPSASLGLVVAFDILEHIEEDALAAAEIRRTLRPGGTALIAVPCDMRLWSAHDVAVGHVRRYDRTSLVSVLEQAGLVVDDLWSWNVVLRPVAAWRRRRSTGSDLDDLPGLVNFGLRAVITAERYLPVRSLPGVSLMLRAHRP
- a CDS encoding acyl-CoA carboxylase subunit beta, whose amino-acid sequence is MTTTSVSADSSTVDYRDPELRLRALFDDGSLRLLMPRDDSGVLWARGEIDGTPAVAYATDATRMGGAMGTVGCQHIVEAIDTAVRDRVPVLGLWHSGGARLAEGVVALDAVGQVFAAMVRASGRVPQISVVLGPAAGGAAYGPALTDIVVMSGAGRIFVTGPEVVRSVTGEQVDMERLGGPEPHGRRSGVVHVTTKDDESALAESRKLAALLGHQGRLSPADIPAAGQEGHDLAALMPAETNRAYDVKPVVKALLDAAGVELHAKWAPNVVTVLGRFAGRTVGVIANNPLRLGGCLDASSAEKAARFVRMCDSLGVPLIVLVDVPGYLPGLGQEWDGVVRRGAKLLHAFAEAVVPRVTLVTRKAYGGAYIAMNSRSLGATAVFAWPNAEVAVMGASAAVNILHRKKLAATPAAEREALRAQLIEEQTKTAGGVNRALEIGVVDDVIEPAQTRRRIADALAAAPAARGSHGNIPL